Proteins co-encoded in one Actinomadura luteofluorescens genomic window:
- the coaE gene encoding dephospho-CoA kinase: MLKVGLTGGIGSGKSEVSKRLREHGAVVIDADRIAREVVEPGTPGLAAVVAEFGEDVLLPSGALDREKVGRIVFTDPDRLAALNAIVHPLVGERMQELMDAAPADAVVVYDVPLLAENGLAGMYDEVVVVDAPEEVQLDRLVARRGMTEEDARARMSNQASRADRRAVATHVIDNSGTLADLKTQIDTLWTTLAQRTAR; this comes from the coding sequence GTGCTGAAAGTGGGACTCACCGGCGGGATCGGCTCCGGCAAGAGCGAGGTGTCGAAGCGGCTGCGCGAGCACGGCGCGGTCGTCATCGACGCCGACAGGATCGCCCGCGAGGTGGTCGAGCCGGGCACCCCGGGCCTGGCCGCCGTAGTGGCGGAGTTCGGCGAGGACGTCCTGCTGCCGTCCGGCGCCCTCGACCGGGAGAAGGTCGGCCGCATCGTGTTCACCGACCCGGACCGGCTCGCCGCCCTGAACGCGATCGTCCACCCGCTGGTGGGGGAGCGGATGCAGGAGCTGATGGACGCCGCCCCCGCGGACGCGGTCGTCGTCTACGACGTCCCCCTCCTGGCGGAGAACGGCCTGGCCGGCATGTACGACGAGGTCGTCGTCGTGGACGCGCCCGAGGAGGTGCAGCTGGACCGCCTCGTCGCCCGCCGCGGCATGACCGAGGAGGACGCCCGCGCCCGCATGTCCAACCAGGCGTCCCGCGCCGACCGCCGCGCCGTCGCCACCCACGTCATCGACAACTCCGGCACCCTCGCCGACCTCAAGACCCAGATCGACACCCTCTGGACCACCCTCGCCCAGCGCACCGCACGCTAG
- a CDS encoding endonuclease/exonuclease/phosphatase family protein, giving the protein MASTDVGTRTGGPAAAGPPIVPQGPARLALIAVTVAVLAQTLRFSLPQLDHFADEAGTAAAAGAVLVVYLAGFASPLIRRFAGPRGLLLAGVGGLFAVRLLAQALDPRTWLAFAGTAIGMIAVAALYEGARGLSGVGFATATVAGLSIDGAVRMCFATWDPVWRDGIGPWLACLAFVGVGAAALYRELASGPVSAPGVSWRDALGAAAFGPFLALQILVLASPAFVASSGWQSLTGAHVAIVIGQGLALAFLASGLAVRAVPGGVCVLGGTLLGVGAGAVAGTYAVSGIEVVPVVIVGQVVSAWLLAVACRAPLRRAGTGGPVWRVDAGAALGGLLVAAILIPYQVSAVSPLPVPNNLLPGLAGIALGALAAIAAARGGPLPARAPLRALTAGAAALVLLAGTLVFTVAAPDGEAPAAPAGGQVRVLSYNIHDAVNQSGRLDPEGVARVIEGQRAQVVLLQEAGRGSLLSGTTDVAVWLSRRLGMKLIWGPAADGQFGNAILTSLPVRSSGTGRMPKGDWSQIRGYVWARLAVGRTTVDVWSTHLEGGDDQGRERAREIAALLRAWGGAPRTIIGGDFNAGPGSPELTAMTDGTDLRNTAIGGEQYPTRSDGTSTDWVFGSDGVLVTDYDVPESDASDHYPVAVTVRIGR; this is encoded by the coding sequence TTGGCCAGCACAGACGTAGGCACCAGGACCGGCGGCCCGGCCGCGGCCGGCCCCCCGATCGTCCCGCAGGGCCCCGCCAGACTCGCGCTGATCGCCGTCACCGTCGCGGTGCTGGCGCAGACACTGCGGTTCTCGCTGCCGCAACTCGACCACTTCGCCGACGAGGCCGGGACCGCGGCCGCCGCCGGAGCGGTGCTCGTGGTCTACCTCGCCGGGTTCGCCTCCCCCCTGATCCGCCGCTTCGCCGGCCCACGCGGGCTGCTGCTCGCCGGCGTCGGCGGGCTGTTCGCCGTCCGGCTCCTCGCGCAGGCGCTCGACCCGCGCACCTGGCTCGCGTTCGCCGGAACCGCCATCGGCATGATCGCCGTCGCGGCGCTGTACGAGGGCGCCCGCGGCCTGTCGGGGGTCGGCTTCGCCACCGCCACCGTCGCGGGCCTGTCCATCGACGGCGCCGTGCGGATGTGCTTCGCCACCTGGGACCCGGTGTGGCGCGACGGCATCGGCCCCTGGCTGGCCTGCCTGGCGTTCGTCGGCGTCGGCGCCGCCGCGCTCTACCGCGAGCTGGCCTCCGGGCCCGTCAGCGCACCCGGCGTGTCCTGGCGGGACGCGCTCGGCGCCGCGGCGTTCGGGCCGTTCCTCGCGCTGCAGATCCTCGTCCTCGCCAGCCCCGCGTTCGTCGCCTCGTCCGGGTGGCAGTCGCTGACCGGCGCGCACGTCGCGATCGTCATCGGGCAGGGCCTGGCGCTGGCGTTCCTCGCGTCCGGGCTCGCGGTGCGGGCCGTGCCGGGCGGCGTGTGCGTGCTCGGCGGGACGCTCCTCGGCGTCGGCGCTGGCGCCGTCGCCGGGACGTACGCCGTCTCCGGCATCGAGGTCGTCCCCGTCGTGATCGTCGGCCAGGTGGTGTCGGCGTGGCTGCTGGCCGTGGCGTGCCGCGCGCCGCTGCGCCGCGCCGGGACCGGCGGGCCTGTCTGGCGGGTGGACGCCGGCGCCGCGCTCGGCGGCCTGCTCGTCGCCGCGATCCTCATCCCGTACCAGGTCAGCGCGGTCTCGCCGCTGCCGGTCCCCAACAACCTGCTGCCCGGGCTCGCCGGCATCGCGCTCGGCGCGCTCGCGGCGATCGCCGCGGCGCGCGGCGGCCCGCTGCCCGCCCGCGCCCCGCTGCGGGCCCTCACCGCCGGCGCCGCCGCGCTGGTGCTGCTGGCCGGCACCCTCGTGTTCACCGTGGCCGCGCCGGACGGCGAGGCCCCGGCGGCGCCCGCCGGGGGCCAGGTGCGGGTGCTCAGCTACAACATCCACGACGCGGTCAACCAGTCCGGGCGCCTCGACCCCGAGGGCGTCGCCCGCGTCATCGAGGGGCAGCGCGCGCAGGTCGTCCTGCTGCAGGAGGCCGGGCGCGGGTCGCTGCTGTCCGGGACCACCGACGTCGCCGTGTGGCTGTCGCGGCGGCTCGGCATGAAGCTGATCTGGGGGCCCGCCGCCGACGGCCAGTTCGGCAACGCGATCCTGACGTCGCTGCCGGTGCGCAGCTCCGGGACGGGCCGGATGCCGAAGGGCGACTGGTCGCAGATCCGCGGCTACGTGTGGGCGCGGCTCGCCGTCGGCCGGACCACGGTGGACGTGTGGTCGACGCACCTGGAGGGCGGCGACGACCAGGGCCGCGAGCGGGCCCGGGAGATCGCGGCGCTGCTGCGGGCCTGGGGCGGCGCCCCCCGCACGATCATCGGCGGCGACTTCAACGCGGGCCCGGGCAGCCCGGAGCTGACCGCGATGACCGACGGCACCGACCTGCGCAACACCGCGATCGGCGGCGAGCAGTACCCGACCAGGTCCGACGGCACCAGCACCGACTGGGTGTTCGGGTCGGACGGGGTGCTCGTCACCGACTACGACGTGCCCGAGTCCGACGCCTCCGACCACTACCCCGTCGCGGTCACCGTCCGGATCGGGCGGTGA
- a CDS encoding inositol monophosphatase family protein, whose amino-acid sequence MRPTPPSAALPVDLSRARRVAVQAAEAAGALLSARVDGPLGVRPKGAGGDVVTELDTAAEDLIVERLRASYPGHRIIAEESGILDGAPGEDMVWLVDPLDGTNNVAIGMPVYAVGLALCARAEPVLGVVHDPVSGRTWSAVRGRGALGPDGRPLTLADRPRPGREKNPLLAWTQGHQVGAGDPVAFAMRSALELRCARMLQLWAPLVAWTMLARGDIDGIVGYLPEIVDLPAGMLVAAEAGAELRRLDGAPYELGIDRPPSELGFVAARPELLDRLLETTAKIDPRDGRAPLAR is encoded by the coding sequence ATGAGACCCACGCCCCCGTCAGCGGCCCTTCCGGTCGATCTTTCCAGGGCCCGCCGCGTGGCGGTGCAGGCGGCTGAGGCGGCGGGCGCGCTGCTGAGCGCCCGCGTGGACGGCCCCCTCGGGGTGCGTCCGAAGGGCGCGGGCGGGGACGTGGTGACCGAGCTGGACACCGCCGCCGAAGACCTGATCGTGGAGCGGCTGCGGGCCTCGTATCCGGGGCACCGGATCATCGCCGAGGAGTCCGGGATCCTCGACGGCGCGCCCGGCGAGGACATGGTCTGGCTCGTTGACCCGCTGGACGGCACCAACAACGTGGCGATCGGCATGCCGGTGTACGCGGTCGGGCTGGCGTTGTGCGCGCGCGCCGAGCCGGTCCTGGGCGTCGTGCACGACCCGGTGAGCGGCCGGACGTGGTCGGCGGTGCGCGGGCGGGGCGCCCTGGGCCCGGACGGGAGGCCCCTGACGCTGGCCGACCGCCCCAGGCCGGGACGGGAGAAGAACCCGCTCCTGGCATGGACGCAGGGCCACCAGGTAGGTGCGGGCGATCCGGTGGCGTTCGCCATGCGCTCGGCCCTGGAACTGCGTTGCGCGCGGATGCTGCAACTGTGGGCGCCGCTGGTGGCGTGGACGATGCTGGCGCGGGGCGACATCGATGGCATCGTCGGCTATCTGCCCGAGATCGTGGACCTGCCCGCCGGGATGCTGGTGGCCGCCGAGGCCGGCGCGGAGCTGCGCCGCCTGGACGGGGCGCCGTACGAGCTGGGCATCGACCGCCCGCCGTCCGAGCTGGGCTTCGTCGCGGCGCGTCCGGAACTGCTCGACCGGCTCCTGGAGACCACGGCGAAGATCGACCCGCGGGACGGGCGCGCCCCCCTCGCCCGGTGA
- a CDS encoding SLC13 family permease, producing MPPPPTEALRRAAASLGALDWIRIAVLVLGLVFVATGLLPADTARSSVGRIAPLLLFLFSVIILAELTKEAGVFDAIAQRMAKAGRGNYAALFLLCVAFASLTTVFLNLDTTAVLLTPVMLVLAARARIATLPLAMTTVWLANTASLLLPVSNLTNLLAADRVALETRAFAARMWVPQLAVLAVTMVLLWVFYWRRRMRGEETYDPPAPVPVQDRVLFSATGAACLLFIAAILAGVHTGIQLGVAATAAAVVAVVAFAVRDRSVLRPALIPWQLMVFVTGLFLVVPTLERFGLDDAMRALIGDDGGTAGAVRAAFSGAGLSNVLNNLPAYVAGESAVPASNKDQLLSLLIGTNVGPVITPWGSLATLLWFEWCRRWDVRVPMRTFVLAGSALAVAGSAAAVGALLLTG from the coding sequence GTGCCGCCCCCTCCGACCGAGGCCCTGCGCCGTGCCGCCGCCTCCCTGGGCGCCCTCGACTGGATCCGCATCGCCGTCCTGGTGCTCGGTCTGGTGTTCGTCGCCACCGGCCTGCTGCCCGCCGACACGGCCCGCTCCAGCGTCGGACGGATCGCGCCTCTGCTGCTCTTCCTGTTCAGCGTCATCATCCTGGCGGAGCTGACCAAGGAGGCGGGCGTCTTCGACGCGATCGCCCAGCGGATGGCCAAGGCCGGGCGCGGCAACTACGCCGCGCTGTTCCTGCTGTGCGTGGCGTTCGCGTCGCTCACCACCGTGTTCCTCAATCTGGACACGACCGCGGTACTGCTGACCCCGGTCATGCTGGTGTTGGCGGCGCGCGCGCGGATCGCGACCCTCCCGCTGGCCATGACGACGGTGTGGCTGGCCAACACGGCGAGCCTTCTGCTCCCGGTTTCCAACCTGACCAATCTGCTCGCCGCCGACCGTGTGGCTCTGGAGACCCGCGCGTTCGCGGCGCGGATGTGGGTGCCGCAACTGGCGGTCCTGGCCGTGACCATGGTGCTGCTCTGGGTGTTCTACTGGCGGCGTCGGATGCGCGGCGAGGAGACCTACGACCCGCCCGCCCCAGTCCCCGTCCAGGACCGGGTGCTGTTCTCCGCCACGGGTGCCGCGTGCCTGCTGTTCATCGCGGCGATCCTCGCGGGAGTGCACACCGGGATCCAGCTGGGCGTCGCAGCGACGGCCGCCGCGGTCGTGGCCGTGGTCGCCTTCGCCGTGCGCGACCGGTCTGTGCTGCGCCCCGCGCTCATCCCCTGGCAGCTCATGGTGTTCGTCACCGGGCTGTTCCTCGTCGTCCCCACCCTGGAGCGGTTCGGGCTGGACGACGCCATGCGCGCCCTGATCGGCGACGACGGCGGTACGGCAGGCGCGGTGCGGGCGGCGTTCTCGGGGGCGGGGCTGTCGAACGTCCTCAACAACCTCCCCGCCTACGTGGCCGGGGAGTCGGCCGTGCCCGCCTCGAACAAGGACCAGTTGCTCTCCCTGCTCATCGGGACGAACGTGGGGCCCGTCATCACGCCCTGGGGGTCGCTGGCCACGCTGCTGTGGTTCGAGTGGTGCCGGCGCTGGGACGTGCGCGTGCCGATGCGCACGTTCGTCCTGGCGGGCTCGGCTCTGGCCGTGGCGGGCTCGGCCGCCGCCGTCGGAGCCCTCCTGCTGACCGGCTGA
- a CDS encoding TIR domain-containing protein produces MTTPGHPQERPTDFFISYSPADERWASWIAWQLEAAGHRTMMQAWDFVPGTNFIDYMDRGLSEAKAVVAVLSRNYLRSRYGRLEWMAALRADPDDPARKLVTVRIEDCPIDGLLSTITYVDLVGVDDPDEARRLLMRRIQEALAGHARPLEGPGFPGAGRDRPGPLPGGREPLMGRLEEADGPGGGRPGPTGERPARRAPVAAPAFPASDAGQEPRDHLTVLHVSGPRFGRTLAEPGEPTTATELQDRIWSDVTRLADSGVPRPDLLVVTGDITHSGSRKEFAEALSFLTSLRALLGLEAQRVVLVPGTHDVTRAACQAYFSSCEADDIEPQPPYWPKWRHYAGLFKEFYQGIDALIFDSAQPWTLFPVPDLKVVVAGLNSTLPQTHREEDRYGRVGQAQAAWFNQRLRHFEDEGWLRLGAIGHTPIAGEPGALRDPETVEALLAAHINLFFQGTESEYGAVPVLASGDVPSVPALGPGRHQLVVVRADGLERWIPEDAARRGPERLERSWTAVGGTFPPPLAQTPPAPPAPELGPGGDGTADPVPDPTGRLLDRLTEACETRFERATIRRVVPPAREDGRSDPPHLLLTHLEDGFVRQYRIGAHVGQVTAADVDAFVRHVHADGTDHGSELVYLGPAPARSLREDALRRGIRVRSLTEFQGLVDLSEYVVAQTGRLSAGGLYPPSLYVPQRYRELDRFLPEGGPDDERRAGADVHDDVVGEMLRLLAADHGRFLLLLGDFGRGKTFALRELARRIPQELPHVVPILIELRALDKAHSVDGLVAAHLANHGEELIDLKAFHYMLRQGRIVLLFDGFDELVTRMTYDRAADHLDTLLQAAQDKAKIVVASRTQHFKSQAQVLTALGEKVGVLPHRRVLSLEEFTPPQVRSYLVNRYGDEGAAEDRLSLLAGIEELLALTSNPRMLSFIADLPEDRLRAVAQARRAVSPADLYQEILSSWLAYEAERVGGAGGPSGLGTDDMWQAVGTLALRLWEGNEQFLRLAELADVSDALTGLAGGRMSPHQVTHAVGAGSLLVRTPEGLFGFIHTSVMEWLVARHIADEFAKGEAPAALGRRALTQLAVDFLCDLADTRACQEWTAGVLADPEADDIARANAIRITTRLRTPAHTDLRGARLQGEDLSYRDLQEVDLTGADLTDAQLVGANLSRAVLRDASLAGARLDEATLTGADLRGADLSRARLARADLRDVAVEGSRWTRAALVDAALPDHLAAAPELREAAIAPGRPIDIQVAPAAVGVPYGFHFQTSRLPQPLAYSPGGSVLAVGSEDGGVLICDAVTGTPLRNLQGHTDRAYAVAFDRAGGLLASGSADGSVRLWDLATGHTTHTFAVHPDGVWPLVVGGRSPAGDDLVAAGAADGTIRVWDTVSGLLLHELPGHTAPVYTAVFDPAGSLMVTGDAGGTLRVWDLATGALRRELAGHHGAVFRAVFHPDGSLLAAGDEAGVVRLWDIRTGEIRQELLGHTGRVYAIAFHPDGDLLVTGDTDGTVRIWEDGRQRGVLTGHGGGIYQAGFSPDGGRLATADSAGSVRLWDPRTGRQRLELAGHRGAVWPFAFRPDGAQLATSSNDGTARLWDAETGQCRVVLRGHGRRVTGVAFSPDGGLLASSGNDGLVRLWDPRSGRMIRELRGVADNLTSAAFNTRDSQLATATNDGGVHLWQAGTGTFERELNVETDHVWAQAFAPSGDVLATANDDDSVRLWYWTTGRETVNLADHRGRVRSIDFQPGGALVATGCDDGVVRLWSPRTGELTAALRGHGDRVYQVSFSPSGEKLASASNDGTVRLWDPSTGDLLHTLTEHGGRLWTTAFHPSGAMLASAGDDMVVRLWNPSNGRLLHTLTGHTRRVWSAAFSPDGSLLATAGDDGAIILWDVTNRAAPARRATLLGLAEGWAALAPDGRYKWEGNATAEFWYAVGMCRFEPGELDAYLPEVHRLPLDAPF; encoded by the coding sequence ATGACAACCCCCGGCCACCCCCAGGAGCGTCCCACCGACTTCTTCATCAGCTACTCGCCGGCCGACGAGCGGTGGGCGTCCTGGATCGCCTGGCAGCTGGAGGCCGCCGGGCACCGCACGATGATGCAGGCGTGGGACTTCGTGCCCGGGACCAACTTCATCGACTACATGGACCGGGGCCTGTCGGAGGCCAAGGCCGTCGTGGCTGTGCTGTCGCGCAACTACCTGCGCTCGCGGTACGGGCGGCTGGAGTGGATGGCGGCGCTGCGGGCCGACCCGGACGACCCGGCGCGCAAGCTGGTCACGGTCCGCATCGAGGACTGCCCCATCGACGGCCTGCTCTCCACGATCACCTACGTGGACCTGGTGGGGGTGGACGACCCGGACGAGGCGCGGCGGCTGCTGATGCGGCGCATCCAGGAGGCCCTCGCCGGCCACGCGCGCCCCCTCGAAGGTCCTGGCTTCCCCGGAGCGGGGCGCGACCGCCCCGGGCCGCTTCCTGGTGGCCGGGAACCGCTGATGGGGCGTCTGGAGGAGGCTGACGGGCCCGGAGGCGGGCGGCCCGGGCCGACCGGGGAGCGGCCCGCCCGGCGCGCGCCCGTCGCCGCGCCCGCGTTCCCGGCCTCGGACGCCGGGCAGGAGCCGCGCGATCACCTGACCGTCCTGCACGTCTCCGGCCCCCGGTTCGGCCGGACGCTGGCCGAGCCCGGCGAGCCGACGACCGCGACCGAGCTGCAGGACCGGATCTGGAGCGATGTGACCCGGCTGGCCGACTCCGGCGTGCCGCGGCCCGACCTCCTCGTCGTCACCGGCGACATCACCCACTCGGGCAGCCGCAAGGAGTTCGCCGAGGCGCTGTCGTTCCTGACGAGCCTGCGCGCGCTGCTGGGCCTGGAGGCGCAGCGCGTCGTGCTGGTGCCGGGCACCCACGACGTCACCCGCGCGGCCTGCCAGGCGTACTTCTCCAGCTGCGAGGCCGACGACATCGAGCCCCAGCCGCCGTACTGGCCCAAGTGGCGGCACTACGCGGGGCTGTTCAAGGAGTTCTACCAGGGCATCGACGCGCTCATCTTCGACAGCGCCCAGCCGTGGACGCTGTTCCCCGTCCCCGACCTGAAGGTCGTGGTGGCCGGGCTCAACTCGACGCTGCCGCAGACCCACCGCGAGGAGGACCGCTACGGGCGCGTCGGCCAGGCGCAGGCCGCCTGGTTCAACCAGCGGCTGCGGCACTTCGAGGACGAGGGCTGGCTGCGGCTCGGCGCCATCGGGCACACGCCCATCGCGGGCGAGCCCGGCGCGCTGCGCGACCCCGAGACGGTGGAGGCGCTCCTCGCCGCCCACATCAACCTGTTCTTCCAGGGGACGGAGTCGGAGTACGGCGCCGTCCCCGTGCTGGCCAGTGGCGACGTCCCGTCCGTCCCGGCGCTGGGGCCCGGCCGGCACCAGCTCGTCGTCGTGCGCGCGGACGGGCTGGAGCGCTGGATCCCCGAGGACGCCGCGCGGCGCGGCCCGGAACGCCTCGAACGGTCCTGGACGGCCGTGGGCGGAACGTTCCCGCCGCCCCTGGCGCAGACCCCTCCGGCCCCTCCCGCCCCGGAACTCGGCCCCGGCGGGGACGGCACCGCCGACCCCGTCCCCGACCCCACGGGGCGCCTGCTCGACCGCCTGACGGAGGCGTGCGAGACGCGGTTCGAGCGCGCCACCATCCGGCGCGTCGTCCCGCCCGCGCGCGAGGACGGCCGCTCCGACCCGCCGCACCTGCTTCTCACCCACCTGGAGGACGGCTTCGTCCGCCAGTACCGCATCGGCGCCCACGTGGGGCAGGTGACCGCGGCGGACGTGGACGCGTTCGTGCGGCACGTCCACGCCGACGGCACCGACCACGGCTCGGAACTGGTGTACCTGGGTCCGGCCCCGGCACGGTCCCTGCGCGAAGACGCGCTGCGCCGGGGCATCCGGGTACGCAGCCTCACCGAGTTCCAGGGCCTGGTCGACCTGTCGGAGTACGTGGTCGCCCAGACGGGGCGGCTCTCCGCTGGCGGGCTCTACCCGCCGTCCCTGTACGTCCCGCAGCGCTACCGGGAGCTCGACCGGTTCCTCCCGGAGGGCGGCCCGGACGACGAGCGCCGGGCGGGGGCGGACGTCCACGACGACGTGGTCGGCGAGATGCTGCGGCTGTTGGCCGCCGACCACGGGCGGTTCCTGCTGCTGCTCGGCGACTTCGGGCGCGGCAAGACCTTCGCCCTGCGGGAACTGGCCCGCCGCATCCCGCAGGAGCTGCCGCACGTCGTCCCGATCCTCATCGAGCTGCGGGCGCTCGACAAGGCGCACTCGGTGGACGGCCTCGTCGCCGCGCACCTCGCCAACCACGGCGAGGAGCTCATCGACCTCAAGGCGTTCCACTACATGCTCCGCCAGGGCCGCATCGTCCTGCTCTTCGACGGCTTCGACGAGCTGGTGACGCGGATGACCTACGACCGGGCCGCCGACCACCTCGACACCCTGCTCCAGGCCGCCCAGGACAAGGCGAAGATCGTCGTGGCGAGCCGGACGCAGCACTTCAAGTCGCAGGCCCAGGTGCTGACCGCCCTCGGCGAGAAGGTCGGCGTGCTGCCGCACCGCCGCGTCCTCTCCCTGGAGGAGTTCACTCCCCCGCAGGTCCGCTCCTACCTGGTGAACCGGTACGGCGACGAGGGCGCGGCCGAGGACCGGCTGAGCCTGCTGGCGGGCATCGAGGAGCTGCTGGCGCTGACGTCCAACCCGCGGATGCTGTCGTTCATCGCCGACCTCCCCGAGGACCGGCTGCGCGCGGTCGCGCAGGCGCGCCGCGCCGTCAGCCCCGCCGACCTCTACCAGGAGATCCTGTCGTCCTGGCTCGCGTACGAGGCCGAGCGCGTCGGCGGCGCGGGCGGCCCGTCCGGCCTGGGCACCGACGACATGTGGCAGGCCGTGGGCACCCTCGCGCTACGCCTGTGGGAGGGCAACGAGCAGTTCCTGCGGCTCGCCGAGCTCGCCGACGTCTCCGACGCCCTCACCGGGCTCGCCGGGGGGCGGATGTCGCCGCACCAGGTGACCCACGCCGTCGGCGCCGGGAGCCTGCTCGTGCGCACGCCCGAGGGCCTGTTCGGCTTCATCCACACGTCCGTCATGGAATGGCTCGTCGCCCGGCACATCGCCGACGAGTTCGCCAAGGGCGAGGCACCGGCCGCCCTCGGCCGCCGTGCCCTGACCCAGCTCGCCGTCGACTTCCTGTGCGACCTCGCCGACACGCGCGCCTGCCAGGAGTGGACGGCCGGGGTGCTCGCCGACCCCGAGGCCGACGACATCGCCCGCGCCAACGCGATCCGCATCACGACGCGGCTGCGCACCCCCGCGCACACCGATCTGCGCGGCGCCCGCCTGCAGGGCGAGGACCTCTCCTACCGCGACCTCCAGGAGGTCGACCTCACCGGCGCCGACCTCACCGACGCCCAGCTCGTCGGCGCGAACCTCTCGCGCGCCGTCCTGCGGGACGCCTCGCTCGCCGGGGCCCGACTGGACGAGGCCACCCTGACCGGCGCCGACCTGCGCGGCGCCGACCTGTCCCGGGCCCGCCTCGCCCGCGCCGACCTGCGGGACGTCGCCGTGGAGGGCAGCCGCTGGACCCGCGCCGCCCTCGTCGACGCCGCCCTCCCCGACCACCTCGCGGCCGCCCCCGAACTGCGCGAGGCCGCCATCGCGCCGGGCCGCCCGATCGACATCCAGGTCGCGCCGGCCGCGGTGGGCGTCCCCTACGGCTTCCACTTCCAGACCAGCCGCCTCCCCCAGCCGCTCGCCTACAGCCCCGGAGGCTCCGTCCTGGCCGTCGGCAGCGAGGACGGCGGCGTCCTCATCTGCGACGCCGTGACGGGCACACCGCTGCGCAACCTCCAGGGCCACACCGACCGCGCCTACGCGGTCGCCTTCGACCGCGCCGGCGGCCTCCTGGCGAGCGGATCCGCCGACGGCTCCGTCCGGCTGTGGGACCTCGCCACCGGCCACACCACGCACACCTTCGCCGTCCACCCCGACGGCGTGTGGCCCCTGGTCGTCGGGGGACGCTCCCCGGCGGGCGACGACCTCGTCGCCGCCGGCGCCGCCGACGGGACCATCCGCGTGTGGGACACCGTGTCCGGCCTGCTCCTGCACGAGCTGCCCGGGCACACCGCCCCCGTCTACACCGCCGTGTTCGACCCCGCCGGCTCGCTCATGGTCACCGGCGACGCGGGCGGCACCCTGCGCGTCTGGGACCTCGCCACCGGCGCGCTGCGCCGCGAGCTGGCCGGCCACCACGGCGCGGTGTTCCGCGCCGTGTTCCACCCGGACGGCTCCCTGCTCGCCGCCGGGGACGAGGCGGGCGTCGTCCGGCTCTGGGACATCCGCACCGGCGAGATCCGCCAGGAGCTCCTCGGCCACACCGGCCGCGTCTACGCCATCGCGTTCCACCCCGACGGCGACCTCCTGGTCACCGGCGACACCGACGGGACCGTCCGCATCTGGGAGGACGGCCGGCAGCGCGGCGTCCTCACCGGCCACGGCGGCGGCATCTACCAGGCGGGCTTCAGCCCGGACGGGGGCCGGCTCGCCACCGCCGACAGCGCCGGGTCCGTCCGCCTGTGGGACCCGCGCACCGGCCGGCAGCGCCTCGAACTGGCCGGGCACCGCGGCGCCGTGTGGCCGTTCGCGTTCCGCCCGGACGGCGCCCAGCTCGCCACCAGCAGCAACGACGGCACGGCCCGGCTCTGGGACGCCGAGACCGGGCAGTGCCGCGTCGTGCTGCGCGGCCACGGCCGCCGCGTCACCGGCGTGGCGTTCAGCCCGGACGGCGGCCTGCTCGCCTCCAGCGGCAACGACGGCCTCGTCCGGCTCTGGGACCCGCGCTCCGGACGGATGATCCGCGAGCTGCGCGGTGTCGCCGACAACCTGACCTCCGCCGCGTTCAACACCCGCGACTCCCAGCTCGCCACCGCCACCAACGACGGCGGCGTCCACCTGTGGCAGGCCGGGACGGGCACGTTCGAACGCGAGCTGAACGTCGAGACCGACCACGTCTGGGCGCAGGCGTTCGCGCCGTCCGGGGACGTCCTCGCCACCGCCAACGACGACGACTCCGTCCGGCTCTGGTACTGGACGACCGGCCGCGAGACCGTCAACCTCGCCGACCACAGGGGCCGCGTCCGCTCCATCGACTTCCAGCCCGGCGGCGCCCTGGTCGCCACCGGCTGCGACGACGGCGTCGTCCGCCTCTGGAGCCCCCGCACGGGCGAACTCACCGCAGCCCTGCGCGGTCACGGCGACCGCGTCTACCAGGTGTCCTTCTCGCCGTCAGGGGAGAAGCTCGCCAGCGCCAGCAACGACGGGACCGTCCGCCTCTGGGACCCGTCCACCGGCGACCTCCTGCACACCCTCACCGAGCACGGCGGGCGCTTGTGGACGACCGCGTTCCACCCGTCCGGAGCGATGCTCGCCAGCGCGGGCGACGACATGGTCGTGCGCCTCTGGAACCCGTCCAACGGGCGGCTCCTGCACACCCTCACCGGCCACACCCGCCGCGTCTGGTCCGCGGCGTTCAGCCCGGACGGCTCCCTGCTCGCCACCGCGGGCGACGACGGCGCCATCATCCTGTGGGACGTCACCAACCGCGCCGCCCCCGCGCGCCGCGCCACCCTCCTCGGCCTCGCCGAGGGCTGGGCCGCCCTGGCCCCCGACGGCCGCTACAAGTGGGAGGGCAACGCCACCGCCGAGTTCTGGTACGCCGTGGGCATGTGCCGCTTCGAGCCGGGAGAACTGGACGCCTACCTCCCCGAAGTCCACCGCCTCCCCCTCGACGCCCCGTTCTAG
- a CDS encoding GNAT family N-acetyltransferase — protein MSAETVAIERAAPGDAGEMMTVQRAAYVSEAQLYGDPFIPPLVESIEQLRRVLSGDAVALKAVMDGRLVGAVRAQFSDRTCLVGRLVVVPDLQGRGIGRRLMTELESEIAGRVDACVLFTGHLSEANLRLYRGLGYSETHRERVAAHLTLVHMRKAVVPAGTP, from the coding sequence ATGAGCGCCGAGACGGTCGCGATCGAGCGGGCGGCCCCCGGGGACGCGGGGGAGATGATGACCGTCCAGCGGGCCGCCTACGTGTCGGAGGCCCAGCTGTACGGCGACCCGTTCATCCCCCCACTGGTGGAGTCGATCGAGCAGCTGCGCAGGGTGCTGTCCGGCGACGCCGTGGCGTTGAAGGCGGTCATGGACGGCCGCCTCGTCGGCGCCGTCCGCGCCCAGTTCAGCGATCGGACGTGCCTGGTCGGGCGGCTCGTCGTCGTCCCCGACCTGCAGGGCCGGGGCATCGGGCGGCGCCTGATGACGGAGCTGGAGAGCGAGATCGCCGGGCGCGTCGACGCGTGCGTGCTGTTCACCGGCCACCTGAGCGAGGCGAACCTGCGCCTGTACCGGGGGCTCGGCTACTCCGAGACGCACCGGGAGCGCGTCGCCGCGCACCTCACCCTCGTGCACATGCGCAAGGCCGTCGTCCCCGCCGGGACCCCCTAG